In Aureibacillus halotolerans, a single genomic region encodes these proteins:
- a CDS encoding holin — translation MSDILMFATVLVPIITALVQLVKVTVDVPKNYIPLLSLLIGLVVGAAAFPFAEGLPLAVRLWAGGLAGLASTGLFEIGNSRLGTTKMSSKQKQ, via the coding sequence ATGAGTGACATCCTCATGTTTGCCACTGTGCTGGTTCCAATTATTACAGCACTTGTACAGCTTGTTAAAGTAACGGTTGATGTGCCGAAAAACTATATTCCCCTATTGTCATTGCTCATTGGGCTCGTCGTTGGTGCTGCTGCGTTTCCTTTCGCTGAAGGTCTCCCATTAGCTGTTCGATTATGGGCTGGAGGACTGGCAGGTCTGGCATCCACAGGCTTGTTTGAGATTGGAAATTCCCGCCTGGGCACAACCAAAATGTCTTCTAAGCAAAAACAATAA
- a CDS encoding peptidoglycan recognition protein family protein: MYQFQSISKFSDQRQTLPKHSLRTYRSFPITSKRYIAIHHSLTATGSARAFAQYHVRANDWPGIGYHFVIEKNGQVIWCHDPGVMSYHVGNSNQHALGICLTGDFRTQIPTLAQKDSLRRLVAALKKDLPAYKETRGHNEFPGYSWKQCPMFDYKAVLGEKLSSQHISEPEANELLYWATLVDTHGLQGAGHWAYNRLRRFFNVTTPPKKDDANQLAYLQFLVAKGGGTGAWAKQEIASYLDANQILYLATVIHKSRLSLLANWAKKEIPNYL, from the coding sequence ATGTATCAATTTCAGTCCATTTCAAAGTTTAGTGATCAACGGCAAACATTGCCAAAGCATTCATTACGCACCTATCGGTCATTTCCGATCACATCAAAACGATATATCGCCATTCATCATTCATTAACGGCCACAGGTTCAGCACGCGCGTTTGCTCAGTATCATGTGCGGGCAAATGATTGGCCTGGCATTGGCTACCACTTTGTCATTGAAAAAAACGGACAAGTGATTTGGTGTCATGACCCAGGTGTGATGTCCTATCATGTAGGGAACAGCAATCAGCATGCTCTTGGCATTTGTTTGACAGGTGATTTTAGAACACAGATCCCGACACTAGCTCAAAAGGATTCCTTAAGAAGGCTTGTAGCTGCACTGAAAAAGGATTTGCCTGCCTACAAGGAAACGAGAGGGCATAACGAATTTCCGGGATACTCATGGAAGCAATGTCCTATGTTTGATTACAAGGCAGTTCTTGGAGAGAAATTATCATCACAGCACATTAGTGAGCCGGAAGCGAATGAGCTCCTTTATTGGGCGACACTCGTGGACACTCATGGTCTACAAGGTGCGGGCCACTGGGCCTACAATCGCTTACGCCGTTTTTTTAATGTCACAACCCCACCTAAAAAAGACGATGCCAACCAACTAGCCTATTTGCAGTTTTTAGTCGCAAAAGGTGGAGGTACGGGCGCTTGGGCAAAACAAGAAATCGCATCCTATTTAGATGCGAATCAAATTTTGTATTTAGCGACTGTCATTCATAAGAGCCGTTTATCCCTTTTGGCCAATTGGGCAAAAAAAGAAATTCCGAACTATCTTTAG